In Phycodurus eques isolate BA_2022a chromosome 10, UOR_Pequ_1.1, whole genome shotgun sequence, a genomic segment contains:
- the zbtb49 gene encoding zinc finger and BTB domain-containing protein 49, with protein MDTLSSHSSYLLQQLQEQRIQGMLCDCMLVVKGVCFKAHKNVLAAFSSYFRSLFQNSPSQKNEVFNLVIQDVSGIGQILDYMYTSHLDVNQDNVQALLDIAQCLQVPNVQSMCNTFLKPCPPPVEIPSFSLPAMLTSEHDCLLGSSLPNDVDLHCPAEVPRPGFMEQTKRMPISVPNSSSNDSVSNTQAPVEKQLVHGYKLRNFYSKQYFKQSAIQASNQGPGPSVIVEESQCQLGLNQGGNNSHLCSGNTVQPNPPCTSLATDKHHVSALTPSDSLNIPSSDHVDPMLSMPVPPKKMVYLKKYNYLRSQKALEEMFAESVSEPILNCPKDNQQIDSVVQVGAQETPTENLVTVREDAPKTPSDAEIPGPPPINHEEQGRQSLPETPQQTGHKYSCNVCGKIFKHPSNLEMHKRSHTGEKPFECNICGKNFSQAGNLQTHLRRHSGEKPYICELCGKSFTASGDVHRHKVVHTGEKPHLCDICGRGFNNLSNLKEHKRTHATDKTFTCDQCGKSFNTHRKLLKHKACHGGEKPHSCATCGKCFIGSGDLQRHIRSHTGEKPYLCNTCGKSFTRSAMLRKHSNMHCKGAPVDGTITDNSDQNRSSDTAVSLTKTICQSDATNEQPFSTMMPHAGPEKPSPATPSPPTPHVETPPLGIQLSPVSTPTSLPELRSLVPHHLLASSHQERTRALSGQDHMKLTKPHVSQEVEYGPYVENGPMGGEMGRGLLGKPYLPVQDNYCAPRSHSGSYRSSEGNFISSVTLWGLAMKTLQNDNEMDQ; from the exons ATGGACACACTATCCAGCCACAGCTCCTATTTGCTGCAGCAGCTCCAGGAGCAGAGGATTCAGGGAATGCTCTGTGACTGCATGTTGGTGGTCAAAGGGGTCTGCTTCAAAGCCCACAAAAATGTACTGGCTGCTTTCAGCTCATATTTCAG ATCTTTATTCCAGAATTCCCCCAGTCAGAAAAATGAAGTGTTCAACTTGGTTATCCAGGATGTCAGTGGCATTGGCCAAATATTGGACTACATGTACACCTCCCATCTTGACGTCAACCAAGATAATGTACAAGCACTCCTTGACATCGCTCAGTGTTTGCAAGTTCCAAACGTCCAAAGCATGTGTAACACTTTCCTTAAGCCTTGCCCCCCACCGGTGGAAATCCCATCGTTTTCCCTCCCAGCCATGCTGACTTCAGAGCATGACTGCCTCCTAGGAAGCAGCCTGCCTAATGATGTTGACCTCCACTGTCCCGCTGAAGTACCAAGACCTGGCTTTATGGAGCAAACCAAACGAATGCCGATTTCTGTGCCTAACAGCAGCTCTAATGACTCAGTTAGCAACACTCAGGCGCCTGTAGAAAAACAGTTAGTACATGGTTACAAGCTTCGTAATTTCTACAGTAAGCAGTACTTCAAACAAAGTGCAATTCAGGCCTCAAATCAGGGTCCAGGCCCTTCAGTTATCGTGGAGGAGTCGCAGTGTCAGCTTGGGCTCAACCAGGGAGGCAACAACTCGCATTTATGCTCAGGAAACACAGTTCAGCCCAACCCTCCTTGCACATCCTTGGCAACTGATAAGCATCATGTGTCAGCACTGACCCCCTCGGATAGTTTAAACATCCCCAGCTCTGACCATGTTGATCCCATGCTCAGTATGCCAGTGCCTCCAAAGAAGATGGTGTATCTGAAGAAATACAACTACCTGCGTTCTCAAAAGGCTTTAGAGGAAATGTTTGCAGAATCAGTCAGCGAGCCCATCCTCAACTGCCCCAAAGACAATCAGCAAATTGATTCTGTGGTCCAGGTTGGGGCTCAAGAAACTCCTACTGAAAACCTTGTCACTGTCAGGGAAGACGCACCTAAGACACCGTCAGATGCTGAAATTCCTGGACCACCACCCATAAACCACGAGGAGCAAGGACGGCAGTCTTTGCCCGAAACACCACAGCAAACGGGCCACAAATATTCCTGCAACGTGTGTGGGAAAATCTTCAAACACCCAAGCAACCTGGAGATGCACAAACGCTCTCATACAG GTGAGAAGCCCTTTGAATGTAACATTTGTGGGAAGAACTTTTCACAG GCAGGAAATCTACAGACACACTTGCGACGACATTCTGGAGAGAAACCCTACATCTGTGAGTTATGTGGCAAAAG CTTCACTGCATCAGGGGATGTCCACCGTCACAAAGTGGtgcacacaggagaaaaaccacaTCTATGTGACATATGTGGTCGAG GATTCAACAACCTGAGCAATCTGAAAGAACACAAGAGGACACACGCCACAGACAAGACATTTACTTGTGACCAATGTGGAAAATCCTTCAACACGCACAGGAAACTTCTGAAGCACAAAGCCTGCCATGGGGGTGAGAAACCACACAGTTGTGCCACCTGTG GGAAATGCTTCATTGGCTCAGGGGACTTACAACGTCACATCCGCTctcacactggagaaaaaccctaCCTCTGCAACACCTGTGGAAAAAGCTTCACTCGGTCAGCCATGCTGAGAAAGCACAGCAACATGCACTGCAAGGGTGCACCAGTTGATGGCACCATCACAGACAACTCTGACCAGAATCGCAGCTCAGATACAGCGGTCTCTCTTACTAAAACTATCTGCCAAAGTGATGCCACAAATGAGCAGCCTTTTTCTACTATGATGCCTCATGCAGGACCTGAGAAGCCTTCACCAGCTACTCCTtcacccccaaccccccacgTTGAGACTCCACCTCTGGGTATCCAGCTCAGCCCAGTATCTACCCCAACGTCTCTTCCAGAGCTACGCTCCCTGGTGCCACATCATCTCCTCGCTTCCTCCCACCAGGAGAGAACCAGAGCGCTCTCTGGCCAGGATCACATGAAGCTGACTAAACCACACGTCTCTCAAGAGGTTGAATATGGGCCCTATGTGGAGAATGGACCAATGGGAGGTGAGATGGGTAGAGGTCTGTTAGGCAAGCCCTACCTTCCTGTACAAGACAATTACTGTGCTCCTCGGTCCCATAGTGGCTCGTACAGGTCCAGTGAAGGCAACTTCATCTCAAGTGTAACTTTGTGGGGGCTTGCAATGAAAACTTTGCAGAATGATAATGAAATGGATCAATAA